A genome region from Eurosta solidaginis isolate ZX-2024a chromosome 2, ASM4086904v1, whole genome shotgun sequence includes the following:
- the LOC137242687 gene encoding putative inorganic phosphate cotransporter: protein MSEGEDNRPAWGKKLSNYVPVPQRFIVAAMGFLSIINNYTLRNSINVTITRLVIARNYTNETTSGVCPKEEDDSGQSTEALGGEYDWSQEMQGYIIGSFYIGYILGHVPAGLLSERYGAKWVLVGGMAASTIITLITPLSIDHLGPIALIILRTIQGFGSGASYPSCSALLAQWVPVHERSLLGAFMMGGGQMGTVVSNSISGALLRYTTWRWVFYTFTIMAALWIFFFIIMCFSDPESHPYIRDKEKDYLMLHMGRLGRNHNQPPFPWVAVFKSKEIWSLIGAQIAHDWGFYVMLTYFPKFLNDVLQLKIMKTGFYSSIPFLVFWFASLGFGAIASWVIKKNINHATMIRKIMTFIGATPSGIFMVIAVYVGCNTIIIIFCFSVSMGLMGGFYAGIKLSANDLAPNYAATIMAIVNGIGSITGVLAPYSTGWITGDTTMKEWRAVFWLALLILTLPTIPFCIWGSAEIQDWNEPKRD from the exons ATGAGTGAAGGGGAGGATAACCGGCCTGCATGGGGTAAAAAATTATCAAACT ATGTGCCCGTACCCCAGCGATTTATCGTAGCCGCAATGGGTTTTCTTTCAATAATTAACAACTATACGTTACGTAATTCTATTAACGTTACCATAACACGTCTGGTCATCGCACGAAATTATACAAATGAAACAACTAGCGGTGTATGTCCAAAAGAAGAAGATGACTCCGGTCAGAGTACTGAA GCTCTGGGTGGTGAATATGATTGGTCACAAGAGATGCAAGGATATATAATTGGTTCATTCTATATCGGTTATATATTGGGACATGTACCGGCTGGTTTGCTATCTGAAAGATATGGTGCTAAATGGGTATTAGTCGGGGGAATGGCAGCCTCAACAATAATAACACTTATAACACCATTGTCCATTGATCATCTTGGTCCGATTGCTCTAATCATTTTACGTACTATACAAGGCTTTGGTTCTGGTGCTTCATATCCCTCATGTAGTGCTTTATTGGCTCAATGGGTACCTGTACATGAACGTAGTTTGTTGGGCGCATTCATGATGGGCGGCGGGCAAATGGGTACCGTGGTGAGTAATAGTATATCCGGTGCTTTATTACGTTATACAACATGGCGATGGGTATTCTATACATTCACTATTATGGCAGCTTTATGGATATTCTTTTTT ATTATTATGTGCTTCAGTGATCCCGAATCACATCCATATATCCGTGATAAAGAAAAGGATTATCTTATGCTACATATGGGTCGTTTGGGACGTAATCATAATCAACCACCATTTCCTTGGGTTGCTGTGTTCAAAAGTAAAGAAATCTGGTCGCTTATTGGGGCACAAATTGCACATGATTGGGGATTTTATGTTATGCTCACCTATTTTCCGAAATTCTTGAATGATGTGTTGCAATTGAAAATTATGAAAACCGGGTTTTATTCATCAATTCCATTTCTCGTATTTTGGTTTGCCTCATTGGGTTTCGGCGCAATAGCCAGCtgggtaattaaaaaaaatataaatcatgcAACTATGATACGCAAAATCATGACATTTATTG GCGCTACACCTTCCGGCATTTTCATGGTTATTGCCGTCTATGTTGGTTGTAatactataataataattttttgcttttCCGTCTCCATGGGGTTGATGGGTGGTTTTTATGCTGGTATTAAGTTAAGTGCAAACGATTTGGCACCCAATTATGCTGCCACAATAATGGCTATTGTAAATGGAATTGGAAGCATCACTGGTGTTCTCGCTCCTTATTCAACAGGCTGGATAACTGGAGAT acTACGATGAAAGAGTGGCGTGCGGTCTTTTGGCTCGCACTTCTTATTCTTACATTACCGACAATTCCATTTTGTATTTGGGGCTCAGCTGAAATTCAAGATTGGAACGAGCCCAAAAGAGACTGA
- the LOC137242688 gene encoding sialin-like — protein sequence MATLLKNVWPAQQIQLVQARIRQQIPWIVSTQQHFLGILNHIPQRFILCFFGFLAIVNAYTMRHSLDIALTHMVAPPKQKFHRLRELSTVQLSSFNLYERMQQHRNGTLSGAFRKHQTPNTYEWSDQVQTLILVSFYVGYVLSHIPSAQLAVRYGGKWVLAIGIAMTALLTILTPTAVKWGGPLALIFIRLMMGFSEGPTYPALSDLLTRWVPAKERATLGSIVLSGSQIGISMGNFVSGLILHRYDWTLIFYYFGICALLWFVGFVFLCHNAPEESPYIQLTEKQYLEKEIVTARRSNFGNIKTPWKDIFQNLPMWALISATIQYDWSQLQTATEVPQFIKDAKQLPLAQSFISGLQNLMPYMLNWLLSVLSGMLSDVLVNYEIFSVTVMRKIMTFIAAVAPNLYNGLVPCLSCSEKADIFAFCHCAINVLGSYYAGIKLTPLDMSPNYAATIMGIANGIGSITGVVGPFFKDSLRGWSQFRVLRALIWLISTLLISGDVQPFNELITVASESDKSQ from the exons TAAATCATATCCCACAACGTTTCATCTTATGCTTTTTTGGATTCCTCGCCATTGTCAATGCTTACACAATGCGACATAGCTTGGATATCGCACTAACTCATATGGTTGCACCACCCAAACAAAAGTTCCATCGTTTACGTGAACTCAGTACGGTACAATTAAGTTCATTCAATTTATATGAACGTATGCAACAACATCGTAACGGTACTCTATCGGGTGCCTTTAGAAAGCATCAAACACCCAACACCTATGAATGGTCTGATCAAGTACAAACATTAATTTTGGTTTCCTTCTATGTTGGTTATGTTTTGTCGCATATACCGAGCGCTCAACTTGCTGTACGTTATGGTGGTAAATGGGTACTTGCGATTGGTATTGCCATGACTGCTCTACTAACCATACTTACGCCAACAGCTGTTAAATGGGGTGGCCCGTTAGCGCTTATATTTATACGTTTGATGATGGGCTTCAGCGAGGGTCCAACGTATCCGGCTTTGAGTGACTTACTTACGAGATGGGTACCCGCTAAAGAACGCGCTACATTGGGTTCAATTGTTTTAAGTGGCAGTCAAATTGGTATATCTATGGGTAATTTTGTATCGGGTTTGATCTTGCATCGCTACGATTGGACGCTGATTTTCTATTATTTTGGTATTTGCGCTTTACTCTGGTTTGTGGGTTTC GTATTTCTATGCCACAATGCACCAGAGGAGAGTCCATATATTCAATTGACAGAAAAACAGTATTTGGAAAAAGAGATCGTTACAGCAAGACGATCCAATTTTGGAAATATCAAAACTCCTTGGAaggacatttttcaaaatttacctatGTGGGCATTAATTTCGGCCACCATACAGTATGACTGGTCACAGTTGCAAACGGCTACTGAAGTGCCGCAGTTCATAAAGGACGCCAAACAGTTGCCATTGGCTCAAAGCTTTATCAGCGGTTTGCAGAATCTTATGCCATATATGCTTAATTGGTTGTTATCCGTGCTTTCGGGAATGCTCTCCGATGTGCTTGTCAATTATGAGATATTCTCCGTAACGGTTATGCGTAAAATTATGACATTTATTG CTGCAGTGGCTCCTAATCTATACAATGGCCTTGTGCCTTGTTTGAGCTGCAGTGAAAAGGCTGATATATTCGCCTTTTGTCATTGTGCCATAAATGTGTTGGGTAGTTATTATGCTGGTATAAAATTGACTCCATTAGATATGAGTCCTAATTATGCTGCCACTATAATGGGTATTGCCAATGGAATCGGTTCAATAACAGGTGTAGTTGGACCATTCTTCAAGGATTCACTCCGAGGATGG TCGCAATTCAGAGTTTTGCGTGCGTTAATTTGGCTTATTTCCACTTTGTTAATATCCGGCGATGTCCAACCATTTAATGAGCTAATAACAGTTGCATCAGAATCGGATAAAAGTCAATAA